One window of the Cryptococcus gattii WM276 chromosome E, complete sequence genome contains the following:
- a CDS encoding ribonucleoside-diphosphate reductase large chain, putative (Similar to TIGR gene model, INSD accession AAW43589.1~Ribonucleoside-diphosphate reductase large chain (Ribonucleotide reductase large subunit)), whose amino-acid sequence MVMWIYKRDGRKEPVAFDKVTARINKLSYGLDPNFVEPAEITQKVVQGIHAGITTVELDNLAAETAAYLTTKHPDYAILAARIAISNLHKETKKVFSAVVHDLHAWVNPKTGKHSPMIDDEVYKVVMDNKDILDSAIIYDRDFAYNYFGFKTLERSYLLRINGKIVERPQHMIMRVAVGIHGANIDKVIETYNLMSERYFTHASPTLFNAGTPRPQMSSCFLVAMKDDSIDGIYDTLKTCAQISKTAGGIGLHIHNIRAKGSYIAGTNGYSNGIIPMLRAYDATARYVDQGGNKRPGAFAIYLEPWHADVFDFIDLRKNHGKEEVRARDLFYALWIPDLFMKRVESDGDWTLMCPAECPGLADVYGEEFEKLYESYERQGKGRKTIKAQKLWFAILEAQTETGVPYICYKDAANSKSNQKHLGTIKSSNLCTEIMEYSSPDEVAVCNLASLALPAFVDLERRVYDFKKLHEITKVVTKNLDTVITRNYYPVPEARNSNMRHRPVGLGVQGLADAFMALRMPFDSLEARELNIQIFETIYHAALEASCELAEEQGTYESYEGSPLSKGILQYDMWGRVPTDLWDWTELKAKIAQHGVRNSLLVAPMPTASTSQILGWNECFEPYTSMLYARRVLSGDFQVVCPWLLRDLINLDLWDDNMKQLIIAAGGSIQSIPNIPDDLKKIYRTVWEISQKAVIDLAADRGAFIDQSQSLNIHLSNPSFPQLTSMHFYGWKRGLKTGCYYLRTRPSANAIQFTIDASTLKTAKNLSSSAKPSPTPSPAPGAGRATADSLVQPMRKVTIATTASHHPPQPNEASDSRSRDRSPQPSEEEEITYEEAKRRAEERAEAALQCSIENKDACLMCSG is encoded by the exons ATGGTGATGTGGATTTACAAGCGCGATGGGCGCAAGGAGCCTG TGGCTTTTGACAAG GTTACTGCACGA ATCAACAAACTTTCATACGGTCTTGATCCGAACTTCGTCGAACCCGCCGAGATCACCCAGAAGGTCGTTCAAGGTATCCATGCTGGTATTACCACTGTTGAGCTCGAC AATCTCGCAGCTGAGACTGCCGCTTACCTTACCACCAAGCACCCTGATTATGCTATTCTTGCTGCTCGAATCGCCATCTCCAACCTTCACAAGGAGACCAAGAAGGTTTTCTCTGCTGTCGTGCATGATCTCCATGCATGGGTTAACCCCAAAACCGGCAAACATTCTCCCATGATTGATGATGAGGTTTACAAGGTTGTCATGGACAACAAAGATATCCTTGACTCCGCCATTATCTATGACAGAGACTTTGCCTACAACTACTTTGGTTTCAAGACTCTTGAGAGATCATACCTTCTCAGGATCAATGGCAAGATTGTCGAGCGCCCTCAGCACATGATCATGCGAGTCGCCGTTGGTATCCACGGTGCCAACATTGACAAAGTGATCGAGACCTACAACCTCATGTCTGAAAGATATTTCACCCATGCTTCCCCTACT CTTTTCAATGCCGGTACTCCTCGCCCCCAGATGTCATCATGCTTCCTCGTAGCCATGAAGGATGATTCCATTGATGGTATCTACGATACTCTCAAGACCTGTGCTCAGATCTCCAAGACGGCTGGTGGTATTGGCCTTCACATTCACAATATCCGTGCGAAGGGCTCCTACATTGCCGGCACCAACGGTTACTCTAACGGTATCATTCCTATGCTCCGAGCTTATGACGCCACTGCTCGATACGTTGACCAAGGTGGTAACAAGCGTCCTGGGGCCTTCGCCATTTATCTTGAGCCCTGGCACGCTGATGTATTTGATTTCATTGACTTAAGGAAGAACCATGGTAAGGAGGAGGTACGAGCTCGTGATCTTTTCTACGCCCTCTGGATCCCCGATCTTTTCATGAAGCGTGTCGAATCCGATGGGGACTGGACCCTTATGTGTCCCGCCGAGTGTCCTGGGCTTGCCGACGTATACGGAGAAGAATTTGAGAAGCTTTACGAGAGCTATGAGAGGCAGGGTAAGGGGAGAAAAACTATCAAAGCCCAGAAGCTTTGGTTCGCTATCCTCGAGGCTCAGACAGAGACTGGTGTCCCTTACATCTGTTATAAGGATGCCGCCAACTCCAAGTCCAACCAAAAGCACCTTGGTACCATTAAGTCCAGTAATCTCTGTACTGAAATTATGGAGTATTCTTCTCCCGATGAGGTTGCCGTCTGTAACCTCGCTTctcttgctcttcctgCCTTCGTGGATCTTGAACGCCGCGTCTACGACTTCAAGAAGCTGCATGAGATTACCAAGGTTGTTACCAAGAACCTTGATACTGTCATTACCCGTAACTACTATCCAGTGCCTGAGGCCCGCAACTCCAACATGCGCCATCGACCTGTTGGCCTTGGTGTCCAAGGTCTCGCCGACGCTTTCATGGCCCTTCGCATGCCGTTCGACTCTCTTGAGGCCAGGGAGCTCAATATCCAGATCTTCGAGACCATCTATCACGCGGCGCTTGAGGCTTCATGCGAACTTGCTGAGGAGCAAGGTACCTATGAGTCTTACGAAGGTTCTCCCCTTTCTAAAGGTATCCTTCAGTACGACATGTGGGGTCGTGTACCCACCGACCTTTGGGACTGGACAGAGTTGAAGGCCAAGATCGCACAGCACGGTGTGAGGAACTCTTTGCTCGTCGCCCCTATGCCTACTGCCTCAACTTCCCAAATTTTGGGTTGGAACGAATG CTTTGAACCTTATACCTCCATGCTTTACGCTCGACGAGTACTTTCTGGCGATTTCCAAGTGGTCTGCCCTTGGTTGTTGCGAGACCTTATCAACCTTGATCTTTGGGACGATAACATGAAGCAACTTATCATTGCGGCCGGCGGTTCCATTCAGTCCATCCCCAACATCCCTGATGATCTCAAAAAGATTTATCGAACTGTCTGGGAGATTTCACAGAAGGCTGTCATCGACCTTGCAGCTGACCGAGGAGCTTTCATTGACCAGTCCCAGTCCCTTAACATCCATCTCTCCAACCCCTCTTTCCCTCAGCTCACTTCCATGCACTTCTATGGATGGAAGCGAGGTCTCAAGACAGGTTGCTACTACCTTCGAACCCGACCTTCCGCCAATGCCATCCAGTTTACTATTGATGCTTCCACTCTCAAGACTGCGAAGAACCTCAGCTCCAGTGCGAAACCCTCTCCAACCCCTTCTCCTGCTCCTGGCGCTGGTCGTGCCACTGCAGACAGTCTCGTACAACCCATGAGGAAGGTCACTATTGCCACCACTGCTTCCCATCACCCCCCTCAGCCTAATGAAGCAAGTGACTCTAGGTCCCGTGACAGGAGCCCTCAGCCTagcgaggaagaggagatcACTTACGAAGAGGCAAAGAGGCGTGCTGAAGAGAGGGCCGAAGCGGCGTTGCAATGTAGCATTGAGAACAAGGATGCCTGTCTCATGTGCTCTGGATAG
- a CDS encoding uncharacterized protein (Similar to TIGR gene model, INSD accession AAW43835.1), with product MLLGHLPPGTASTIYFPAVEVRKNDVIACAHYDDISQLTALHLGHSQSIPEMSYKPPAGPPPNRNTSNNPFTDDSSASASNANPAPAPGLPEDQIPSDPPPAYTPSANMSGSTTLDSGPSHVDFSGPPPMPDRIANQQTGVGVNVTGVGTGYGHGGGHHGWGRGSESYSSPTSTNGLSKPPLPPRNNSSASSRPPPPLPARTQPQDLTPTEVPTPGRPLLRRGQLLVYPKGHWCPKCQNTGYKSSDPSNPHESDWRKYGKPYNSALAHSYTSMISNPDPDQGVNGSTAASSNFQRPLPSYSPAGGSSSGSNSYANLPPPPGKWNTYPGQSAPPRPPPPPPNWGAPPMQGQQVFVQRSAGPVPPGALVVRPGDPRIGGR from the exons ATGCTTCTGGGTCATTTGCCGCCAGGTACAGCCTCCACCATCTATTTTCCGGCGGTCGAGGTGAGAAAGAACGATGTCATCGCCTGCGCACATTACGATGATAT CTCACAGCTTACTGCACTGCACCTCGGTCACTCTCAGTCTATCCCCGAGATGTCTTACAAACCCCCAGCGGGGCCTCCACCCAATCGCAACACCAGCAATAATCCTTTTACCGATGACAGTTCGGCCAGCGCCAGCAATGCAAACCCAGCCCCCGCACCAGGACTTCCGGAAGACCAAATACCTTCAGATCCCCCACCGGCCTACACCCCCTCAGCAAACATGTCTGGATCAACCACACTTGATTCAGGACCATCGCATGTAGACTTTTCAGGTCCGCCGCCAATGCCAGATAGAATTGCGAATCAGCAAACAGGAGTCGGAGTGAATGTAACAGGAGTCGGAACAGGGTACGGCCACGGGGGCGGACATCATGGTTGGGGAAGAGGATCCGAAAGCTATTCTTCACCTACAAGCACCAACGGACTGAGCAAGCCGCCACTACCCCCTCGTAATAATTCATCCGCATCAAGCCGGCCGCCGCCTCCCCTCCCTGCTCGAACACAGCCCCAAGACTTGACGCCGACCGAAGTGCCTACACCTGGTAGGCCTTTGTTGCGTAGAGGACAACTTCTTGTCTATCCAAAAGGTCACTGGTGTCCCAAGTGCCAGAATACGGGATACAAATCATCGGACCCGTCTAATCCTCACGAGAGC GACTGGAGAAAGTACGGTAAACCATATAATTCGGCGCTCGCCCATTCGTACACTAGTATGATATCCAACCCCGATCCTGATCAAGGCGTCAACGGCAGCACAGCAGCTTCGTCCAACTTCCAGCgccctcttccctcttACTCTCCTGCAGGTGGATCCAGCTCAGGATCTAATTCATATGCAAACTTGCCGCCACCTCCTGGAAAGTGGAACACGTACCCTGGACAGAGCGCCCCTCCCCGTccgcctccacctcccCCCAACTGGGGTGCACCACCAATGCAAGGGCAACAGGTTTTCGTTCAGAGATCAGCTGGTCCTGTACCCCCAGGGGCGTTAGTAGTTAGACCAGGTGATCCCCGGATTGGCGGAAGGTGA
- a CDS encoding uncharacterized protein (Similar to TIGR gene model, INSD accession AAW43837.1), with protein MAGFTGDGTLISSYYNWSPYPVIPSSRHSSLYDVPFTFVPMLWGCNSTYIEPFLKQVANNFSDVVLTPKRDILGFNEPNQIGQAECSPEEAAQTWIEVIEPLKLQGYRLGSPAVTSGDSGKEWMARWYEACNGSCNPDFTAVHWYDLVAQNFIEHIQYCHSIYGKNIWVTEFAPQNFSVNNMTTGTYVGQATYVEIQRFMDVVTSYMKSVSWVERWFWFGAMYDMQGVNPLDTLFAESGKQGRTGALNELGVQYAGSNGSVLLSDQTSWASSTMSEKGYGLQGLFIFWLIVMVSARVLQHV; from the exons ATGGCAGGGTTTACTGGAGATGGCACCCTCATATCTTCTTATTATAATTGGTCTCCTTATCCCGTCATCCCGAGTTCGAGACACTCTTCACTCTATGACGTCCCCTTTACTTTTGTACCCATGTTATGGGGTTGCAACTCCACTTACATTGAGCCTTTTCTCAAGCAAGTAGCCAATAATTTTTCCGACGTCGTTCTTACCCCCAAAAGGGATATCCTAGGCTTCAATGAGCCCAATCAAATCGGACAGGCGGAGTGCTCGCCTGAAGAGGCAGCGCAAACGTGGATAGAGGTGATAGAGCCCCTGAAATTGCAGGGATATCGGCTGGGAAGCCCCGCGGTCACGAGTGGTGATTCGGGTAAAGAGTGGATGGCCCGATGGTATGAAGCATGTAATGGTAGCTGTAACCCAGACTTTACGGCCGTACATTGG TACGACTTAGTGGCCCAAAACTTCATTGAGCATATTCAATATTGCCACTCTATTTATGGCAAGAACATCTGGGTGACTG AATTTGCACCTCAAAACTTTTCGGTTAATAACATGACTACTGGCACATATGTTGGACAAGCCACTTACGTTGAAATTCAACGATTCATGGATGTGGTTACCTCTTATATGAAGAGTGTGAGCTGGGTTGAACGCTGGTTTTGGTTCGGGGCAATGTACGATATG CAAGGGGTTAACCCCTTAGATACCTTGTTCGCCGAGAGCGGCAAGCAAGGACGCACAGGGGCATTAAACGAATTAGGGGTGCAGTATGCTGGATCAAATGGAAGTGTGCTTCTGTCGGACCAGACTTCATGGGCCTCTTCAACAATGAGCGAGAAGGGCTATGGGTTACAAGGGCTATTCATCTTCTGGCTGATCGTAATGGTCAGCGCTAGAGTTTTACAGCACGTTTAG
- a CDS encoding uncharacterized protein (Similar to TIGR gene model, INSD accession AAW43585.1) translates to MAAPKIKPLPPVSVQFLGTSSGGGPIQSRNCSSLAVDFGNEIWLFDTADGTLNRLHQSSLKLANISRIFITHLHVDHVIGLVPVLTTVMTGTMATKEATQKIKELGLKKQPTFHLYGPSGLRNLVRTILNITQANISGVFAIHELLQDGEEPSAGCSEDEIHPNEAVGMDMRADEDGVWKVVLEEGNGKNGKGWKVSAGPIHHRVPSLGYVLQEPTPRLPLDTATLIPLLQFNSEALAALDPPVKHPLSLLSHLTSLPPPPPFTLPSGDIISPPEASGILPRKIVIFGDCSGGTKNHIFRSMCEDASLLVHECTNAAIPQAIQREEKGQKARTRDLEPSLMRSQGVSPGQSAPSSGYSSANSPSTPNGLQMPKLDKENADEIKRGEVKKKAQSRGHSTPDEVGEFAREIRARRVVVNHFSAMFPSPRYPTAAALPSILSSICSFPYPVPRPLPHTSLPPPLPVPLNSKYPSELHVRVIMQSLADQILDKCASFSLSDEDLDKPPRGKTGMVIPARDFMHLPIPSHELNALEIENVRSYKELADKVTEEWKKHGGIWIENGEEEWIGVENEVKVTGWRFKKVAKESDEWVVDRVKEDSNGN, encoded by the exons ATGGCAGCCCCGAAAATCAAGCCTTTGCCACCCGTTTCGGTTCAGTTT CTTGGAACAAGCAGTGGAGGCGGACCAATACAGAGTAGGAACTGCTCCTCCTTGGCAGTAGATTTCGGCAATGAGATATGGC TTTTTGACACTGCCGACGGTACACTCAACCGTCTGCATCAGTCATCTCTCAAGTTAGCCAACATCTCTCGTATTTTCATTACTCATCTTCATGTCGACCATGTCATAGGGCTTGTGCCCGTTTTAACTACCGTCATGACTGGCACAATGGCTACTAAAGAGGCAACTCAAAAGATTAAGGAACTTGGTTTGAAGAAGCAGCCTACTTTCCATTTGTATGGACCTTCAGGATTAAGGAACCTGGTCAGGACCATATTGAACATCACACAAGCAAATATATCTGGGGTGTTCGCCATCCATGAGCTGTTAcaagatggtgaagaaCCTTCTGCAGGTTGCAGTGAAGATGAAATACACCCAAATGAGGCAGTTGGGATGGATATGAGAGCCGATGAGGATGGCGTTTGGAAGGTGGTGCTTGAAGAGGGTAATGGGAAGAACGggaaaggatggaaagTCAGCGCAGGTCCAATACACCATAGAG TCCCATCCCTCGGCTACGTCCTGCAGGAGCCCACGCCTCGCCTTCCATTAGACACCGCAACCCTCATACCTTTGCTACAGTTCAACTCTGAGGCTTTGGCCGCTCTTGATCCTCCCGTTAAGCATCCCTTGTCTCTTTTATCGCACCTTACATCTCTCCCGCCCCCGCCGCCATTCACGCTCCCCTCGGGGGACATCATATCCCCTCCAGAGGCCTCTGGTATCCTCCCACGCAAGATAGTTATTTTTGGAGATTGTTCTGGAGGGACAAAGAATCATATTTTCAGGTCGATGTGTGAAGACGCTAGTCTCTTGGTCCATGAATGTACCAATGCGGCGATACCTCAAGCCATACagagagaggagaaaggaCAAAAAGCTCGCACAAGGGATCTAGAACCAAGTTTAATGCGTTCCCAAGGTGTATCACCCGGACAAtctgctccttcttcaGGGTATAGTTCTGCTAATTCCCCTTCTACTCCCAATGGGCTGCAGATGCCGAAGTTGGATAAGGAAAATGCGGACGAGATCAAAAGAGGCGAAGTTAAGAAGAAAGCTCAAAGTAGGGGACATTCAACTCCTGATGAGGTGGGGGAGTTTGCAAGGGAAATCAGGGCCCGAAGAGTTGTTGTCAACCACTTTTCTGCCAT GTTCCCATCACCGAGATATCCAACTGCGGCAGCCCTTCCATCAATTCTTTCCTCGATCTGTTCATTTCCATACCCTGTTCCTCGTCCCCTTCCACATACTTCTCTTCCGCCACCACTTCCCGTCCCACTCAATTCAAAATATCCTAGCGAGCTGCACGTACGCGTAATCATGCAATCGTTGGCGGACCAGATATTAGATAAATGTGCCTCCTTTTCGCTTTCCGATGAAGATCTGGATAAACCGCCTAGAGGCAAAACAGGAATGGTGATCCCCGCCAGAGATTTTATGCACCTCCCCATACCATCTCATGAGCTTAATGCTTTGGAGATTGAGAACGTCCGGTCATACAAAGAATTAGCAGACAAGGTGACGGAGGAATGGAAGAAGCATGGGGGTATCTGGATTGAAaatggtgaagaagagtggaTAGGAGTCGAAAATGAGGTAAAAGTGACAGGATGGAGATTCAAAAAGGTGGCCAAGGAAAGCGATGAATGGGTGGTTGATAGAGTAAAGGAGGATAGCAATGGCAATTAG
- a CDS encoding Hypothetical Protein (Similar to TIGR gene model, INSD accession AAW43591.1), with the protein MPPYLYSLPTTSLITFSAILTDPSSSYTTILSEATAARTKLHLTLKGIADNEPGASALAVLDAVQIYLPYLKGIIACLDADELLFKSEPTFQWRAPLTHFSLSTPLLPLLSIHSEHLMVILTYTLALSNYAHSILSSLPAFEIPAGSKNMPHMSSEDEKRTTAGLARAVDLLCQASGVAEWAAENVCLQVESLKSVSSGRLGKGRWPAESSRETFRALSMILLADAHLTAIRKLLLPVLTYTLFAPPGPPLPPNHPSAPLQAKLYLYVHQLYSSARALLSAHQQPANSALNNSSRKLFRSNNDKEDVEPEAVEGEITPELKRYLAKEARLALALAHKWLGIDAGENGKGTKVGEALAWVKDAQDRLEDLEDSKMRTKLKGLSLGKCRERKKEERKMRMGRVERELEVVKAWVKAYQMMNDTVAFQPVPPVSSLVTPAGRPIFGAKAFIPPPSKFAPRRIGLLNEESDNDSRELGEIEDTSYAGKGNYY; encoded by the exons ATGCCCCCCTATCTATATTCCCTCCCAACAACATCCCTGATCACATTCTCCGCCATCCTCACCGatccctcttcctcctaCACTACGATCCTCTCAGAAGCAACCGCAGCAAGGACAAAGCTGCACTTGACGTTGAAGGGCATTGCTGATAACGAACCTGGAGCGAGTGCTCTTGCAGTTCTAGAC GCCGTGCAGATATACCTGCCTTACTTGAAAGGTATCATTGCATGTCTCGATGCCGATGAATTGCTCTTCAAAAGCGAACCGA CATTCCAATGGAGGGCTCCTCTTACCCACTTCAGCCTCTCCACGCCCTTGCTTCCACTCCTCTCGATCCATAGCGAACATCTTATGGTCATCCTTACATACACTCTAGCACTATCCAACTACGCCCATTCCATTCTCTCTTCATTACCTGCGTTTGAGATCCCCGCTGGGTCAAAGAATATGCCCCACATGTCTTCAGAAGATGAGAAGCGGACTACAGCCGGCTTAGCAAGGGCAGTAGACCTGCTTTGCCAAGCGAGCGGTGTTGCAGAGTGGGCGGCAGAGAATGTCTGCCTGCAAGTGGAGTCCTTGAAGAGTGTAAGCAGTGGACGACTTGGAAAGGGCAGATGGCCTGCCGAAAGTAGCAGAGAGACGTTCAGAGCTTTATCCAT GATCCTACTCGCGGATGCCCATCTTACAGCCATCCGTAAACTTCTTCTCCCTGTGCTCACTTATACTCTTTTTGCTCCTCCGGGCCCACCATTACCCCCCAACCATCCTTCCGCTCCGTTACAAGCCAAACTTTATCTTTACGTGCATCAGCTGTACTCATCCGCTCGTGCCCTGCTTTCAGCCCACCAGCAGCCAGCAAATAGTGCACTTAACAATTCGTCAAGGAAGTTATTTAGATCAAACAATGACAAGGAGGACGTCGAACCTGAAGCTGTAGAAGGAGAGATTACACCAGAACTGAAAAGGTACCTCGCCAAGGAAGCACGGTTGGCTTTAGCCCTGGCACACAAATGGTTAGGCATCGATGCAGGTGAGAACGGGAAGGGCACAAAAGTTGGGGAAGCCCTTGCATGGGTTAAAGATGCCCAGGATAGATTGGAAGATCTAGAAGATAGTAAGATGAGAACAAAATTGAAAGGCTTATCCCTTGGGAAATGCAGGGAACGgaaaaaggaggagaggaaaaTGAGGATGGGAAGGGTGGAAAGGGAACTCGAGGTTGTCAAGGCGTGGGTGAAGGCTTATCAAATGATGAACGACACT GTTGCTTTCCAACCAGTACCGCCCGTATCGTCGTTGGTTACCCCAGCAGGCAGACCAATTTTTGGCGCCAAAGCGTTCATTCCCCCTCCAAGCAAATTCGCCCCCCGCCGCATTGGCCTTCTAAATGAAGAATCAGACAACGATTCGCGTGAGCTTGGTGAAATAGAAGACACAAGCTATGCCGGCAAGGGCAACTACTATTGA
- a CDS encoding small nuclear ribonucleoprotein, putative (Similar to TIGR gene model, INSD accession AAW43587.1~SIK1 protein (Nucleolar protein NOP56)) produces the protein MSGSLTHVLFEGPSGYGLFTVNMQEEVAAKSKQLQDSIADLGIFSRMVQLASFAPFTSAAQALENANDVSEGVLNPHLQSLLNLIVPDAAGKGNKKQSGVLLGVAERGLAGAIQGEMGIPCDTSERALELIRGVRLHQEKILIKGGMQKGDVTVAQLGLGHSYSRGKVKFNVNRSDNMIIQAISLSDQLDKDLNTFFMRVREWYGWHFPELYKLVPDAHQYARLAVLIGDRTTLSEDSLEEMQEILDDDETRAKNVLDAARASMGSDISEVDLINISNFAERVVKLAEYRKNLRRYLTEKMNVVAPNLSALIGETIAARLISHAGSLTNLAKYPASTVQILGAEKALFRALKTKGNTPKYGLIYHSTFIGRAGAKHKGRISRFLANKCSIACRIDCFTDVPTNKFGEALRAQVEERLNFFETGAPVGKNSDAIQKALAAVAADLDDEDDDDDDEGDVKEDDIAHAVKQVEKDQAEAAADRGPMDPELARLASEATSSTPKKEKKDKKEKKDKKEEKKKRKSEAMDVDVKEDEKEEKKSKKEKKGKKEKKEKEGKKEKEGKKEKKKKRKSEA, from the exons ATGTCCGGCTCCCTCACCCACGTCCTCTTCGAGGGGCCTTCCGGCTATGGCCTCTTCACCGTCAACATGCAGGAGGAAGTCGCTGCCAAGTCAAAACAACTTCAAGACTCCATCGCGGACCTCGGCATCTTCTCTCGAATGGTTCAGCTCGCTTCCTTCGCCCCCTTCACTTCGGCCGCACAAGCTCTTGAAAACGCGAACGATGTCTCTGAAGGTGTACTCAACCCTCATCTTCAGTCTCTTCTCAATTTGATCGTCCCCGACGCTGCTGGTAAGGGCAACAAGAAGCAATCCGGTGTTCTTCTCGGTGTGGCGGAAAGAGGTTTGGCTGGTGCCATTCAGGGCGAGATGGGTATCCCCTGTGATACTTCCGAGCGAGCCTTGGAACTTATTCGAGGTGTCCGATTACATCAGGAAAAGATTCTGATCAAGGGGGGAATGCAGAAGGGAGATGTGACCGTTGCCCAGCTTGGTTTGGGTCACTCTTACTCTCGAGGCAAGGTGAAG TTCAACGTCAACCGATCCGATAACATGATTATCCAAGCCATTTCTCTCTCCGATCAGCTCGACAAAGACCTCAACACCTTCTTCATGCGAGTGCGAGAATGGTACGGTTGGCACTTCCCTGAGCTCTACAAACTCGTTCCCGACGCCCACCAATATGCTCGTCTTGCTGTCCTTATCGGTGACCGCACAACTCTTTCAGAGGACTCTCTGGAAGAAATGCAGGAAATTCTCGACGATGATGAGACTCGTGCGAAGAATGTCCTCGATGCCGCCAGGGCCAGTATGGGTAGCGACATTAGCGAAGTCGACTTGATCAACATCAGTAACTTTGCGGAGAGGGTTGTCAAGCTTGCTGAATACAGGAAGAACTTGAGGAGATACCTCACTGAGAAGATGAACGTCGTTGCCCCCAACTTGTCAGCTTTGATCGGCGAGACCATCGCTGCCAGGCTCATTAGCCATGC CGGTTCCCTCACTAACTTGGCCAAGTACCCCGCTTCTACTGTCCAAATCCTCGGTGCCGAAAAGGCTCTTTTCCGAGCTCTCAAGACTAAGGGTAACACCCCCAAGTACGGTCTCATCTACCACTCTACTTTCATTGGCCGTGCTGGTGCTAAGCACAAGGGCCGAATTTCTCGATTCCTTGCCAACAAATGTTCTATTGCTTGTCGTATTGACTGTTTCACCGACGTTCCCACCAACAAATTTGGAGAGGCTCTGCGTGCACAGGTCGAAGAACGTTTGAACTTCTTTGAG ACTGGTGCTCCCGTTGGCAAGAATTCCGATGCCATCCAGAAGGCCTTGGCCGCTGTCGCGGCTGATCTCGATGACGAGGACGAcgatgatgacgatgaaggCGACGTCAAGGAAGATGATATTGCACAT GCTGTCAAGCAGGTGGAGAAGGACCAAGCAGAAGCTGCCGCTGACCGAGGTCCTATGGATCCTGAACTTGCCAGACTTGCCTCTGAAGCTACATCTTCTACGCCtaagaaggaaaagaaggacaaaaaggagaagaaggacaagaaggaggaaaagaaaaagcGGAAGTCTGAGGCCATGGACGTGGATGTGAAGGAAGacgagaaggaggagaagaagagcaagaaggagaagaagggaaagaaggagaagaaggagaaggagggtaagaaagagaaggaggggaagaaggagaagaagaagaagaggaagtcCGAGGCGTAG